From Nicotiana tabacum cultivar K326 chromosome 20, ASM71507v2, whole genome shotgun sequence, one genomic window encodes:
- the LOC107797567 gene encoding arabinosyltransferase RRA3: MEGRSEKCEQCVGRSRIAAAIAIGVVVGRVFAFFYPYGFFSPDPQAQTPTLSKYNVLVESWSYESTEWINMLRSYIRKLSEENAELQKQLRELNEKLQIAEEGKCRVHEQLVVLTEPKKAGPFGKVKSMRANPPVLPDESVNPRLAKILAEVAVENEVIVVLANSNVKSMLEVWFTSIKRVGIPNYLVVALDDVIVDFCKENAVSVYKRDPDERVDFIGKTGSNQAVSGLKFRILREFLQLGYSVLLSDVDIVYLQNPFDYLYRDSDVEAMSDGHNNITAYGYNDIFDEPDMGWGRYAHTTRIWAYNSGFFYIRPTIPAIELLDRVTDRLTGEPNSWDQAVFNEELAFPSHPGYIGLYASRRTMDLYLFMNSKVLFKTVGKDSKLKKLKPVVVHINYHPDKLDRMKAVVEYYVNGKHDALDVFPDGSDF, from the exons ATGGAGGGTCGTAGTGAAAAGTGCGAGCAATGTGTAGGAAGATCAAGAATTGCTGCAGCAATAGCAATTGGTGTTGTTGTGGGACGTGTCTTTGCTTTCTTTTATCCCTATGGCTTCTTTTCTCCTGATCCACAAGCTCAAACTCCGACTCTTTCTAAATATAATGTTTTG GTTGAGTCGTGGTCATATGAATCCACGGAGTGGATAAACATGTTGAGATCATACATTAGGAAGTTATCGGAGGAAAATGCAGAGTTGCAGAAGCAGCTAAGAGAGCTAAATGAAAAACTTCAGATTGCCGAGGAGGGAAAATGTCGTGTGCATGAGCAGCTTGTCGTGTTAACTGAACCTAAAAAAGCTGGACCATTTGGCAAAGTCAAGAGTATGAGAGCTAACCCGCCTGTCCTTCCTGACGAATCTGTGAACCCGAGACTAGCTAAGATATTGGCAGAGGTTGCAGTTGAGAATGAGGTCATAGTTGTACTTGCCAATTCAAATGTGAAATCGATGCTGGAAGTTTGGTTCACCAGTATAAAAAGGGTGGGTATTCCCAATTATCTGGTCGTCGCACTGGATGATGTGATTGTGGATTTCTGCAAGGAAAATGCGGTCTCCGTTTACAAAAGAGATCCTGATGAGAGAGTTGATTTTATTGGCAAAACTGGAAGTAACCAAGCCGTGTCAGGACTAAAGTTCCGTATTCTGAGAGAGTTCTTGCAGCTTGGTTACAGTGTCCTGCTTTCTGATGTTGACATTGTGTATCTGCAAAATCCATTTGATTATCTATACCGGGATTCAGACGTGGAGGCCATGTCAGATGGGCACAATAACATAACAGCTTATGGTTACAACGACATTTTTGATGAACCTGACATGGGTTGGGGTCGATACGCTCATACAACGAGGATATGGGCTTATAATTCTGGTTTCTTTTATATCCGTCCAACGATTCCTGCAATAGAGCTCTTGGATCGCGTTACTGATAGGCTTACTggggagccaaattcttgggacCAGGCTGTTTTCAATGAAGAGTTAGCCTTTCCATCACATCCTGGATACATTGGACTTTATGCTTCCAGGAGAACAATGGATTTGTATCTGTTCATGAATAGCAAGGTCCTATTCAAAACTGTAGGAAAGGATTCGAAACTGAAGAAGTTGAAGCCAGTTGTGGTTCATATAAACTATCATCCGGATAAGCTTGACAGAATGAAAGCAGTTGTTGAGTACTATGTTAATGGCAAACATGATGCTCTGGATGTATTTCCGGATGGTTCTGATTTCTGA
- the LOC107797570 gene encoding putative protein phosphatase 2C 55 — protein MPSNYLFRLSRAARQGLQKSISGQESGLQDSVEILVGQGRLLLGNSKSFYSIPFARSGDLNVFVRPGTLAATQANLHMVNQKKNLSAVGSISRAISIPSVSGPAFQVCGYHIDRMISEPTHGLLDANYHKAPMEIYGSRTSLPGCSSSKMASRHLNPVLAVNSPVTSYSNRSFNCRKASMSLRNKNQPNNFLLYGYFAYNVAKRKGNSNLYEGFGLTGFHTSSPACSPAGTAPDVSFGNSTCEVQLSSSADSSEQNIHIDRTLKLNSGSCYLPHPDKEETGGEDAHFICGDEQAIGVADGVGGWADLGVDAGQYARELMSNSVTAIQDEPKRSVDPARVLDKAYTCTKAKGSSTACIIALTDQGLHAINLGDSGFMVVRDGCTVFRSPVQQHDFNFTYQLESGNSGDLPSSGEVFKIPVAPGDVIIAGTDGLFDNLYNNDITAIVVHAARAGLGPQVTAQKIAALARQRAQDKNRQTPFSAAAQEAGFRYYGGKLDDITVVVSYISSDRNERSNGLQM, from the exons ATGCCGAGTAATTATCTTTTCAGATTAAGCCGCGCAGCTAGGCAGGGACTCCAGAAATCTATTTCTGGGCAAGAAAGTGGGCTCCAGGACTCAGTAGAGATTTTGGTTGGCCAAGGGAGATTGTTGTTGGGCAATTCAAAGAGCTTCTATTCCATACCATTTGCAAGATCAGGTGACCTAAATGTGTTTGTTCGGCCTGGAACTTTAGCTGCCACACAGGCGAATTTGCATATGGTCAACCAGAAAAAGAATCTTTCTGCAGTTGGATCTATTTCTCGTGCAATTTCTATTCCATCTGTATCAGGGCCTGCATTTCAGGTCTGTGGCTATCACATTGATCGCATGATATCTGAGCCTACTCACGGTTTGTTGGACGCTAACTATCACAAAGCACCTATGGAGATCTATGGTTCAAGAACTTCTCTGCCTGGCTGTTCCTCTAGTAAAATGGCTTCAAGGCATCTCAATCCTGTTTTGGCTGTAAATAGTCCAGTTACTTCTTATAGCAATAGAAGCTTTAATTGTAGAAAAGCCAGCATGAGTTTGAGAAATAAAAATCAGCCCAACAACTTCTTACTTTACGGATACTTCGCATACAATGTGGCAAAGAGAAAGGGAAATTCTAATCTATATGAAGGTTTTGGATTGACGGGGTTCCACACTTCATCACCTGCTTGTTCCCCTGCGGGCACTGCTCCTGATGTGTCCTTTGGTAACTCTACATGCGAGGTGCAGCTTTCAAGTTCAGCAGATTCTTCCGAACA GAATATCCACATTGACAGAACCCTGAAGCTAAACTCAGGATCATGTTACCTGCCTCATCCTGACAAAGAAGAAACAGGTGGAGAGGATGCTCATTTTATTTGTGGTGATGAACAAGCAATTGGTGTAGCTGATGGTGTTGGTGGTTGGGCGGATCTTGGGGTTGATGCTGGGCAGTATGCACGAGAGCTCATGTCTAACTCAGTAACTGCGATTCAAGATGAACCAAAACGTTCAGTGGACCCAGCCAGGGTCCTCGATAAAGCTTATACATGCACAAAAGCCAAAGGTTCCTCAACTGCCTGTATAATCGCCCTTACCGATCAG GGCCTGCATGCCATTAATTTAGGAGACAGTGGATTTATGGTGGTTAGAGATGGATGTACTGTTTTCAGATCTCCTGTGCAGCAGCATGATTTCAATTTCACATATCAACTAGAGAGTGGTAATTCTGGTGACTTACCAAGCTCTGGAGAG GTGTTCAAAATACCGGTGGCACCAGGAGATGTTATAATAGCTGGTACTGATGGGTTGTTCGACAATTTGTACAACAATGATATTACTGCAATTGTGGTTCATGCAGCAAGAGCTGGCTTAGGGCCACAGGTGACAGCTCAAAAGATAGCTGCATTGGCTCGGCAAAGAGCACAGGATAAAAACAGGCAGACCCCTTTCTCTGCTGCAGCTCAAGAAGCTGGGTTCCGTTACTATGGCGGGAAGCTGGACGATATAACTGTGGTTGTGTCCTACATAAGCAGTGACAGAAAT GAAAGATCCAATGGCTTACAGATGTAG
- the LOC142174468 gene encoding uncharacterized protein LOC142174468 codes for MVDHKHLTTELTFDAQFQSPTVGQSEGIFLMWKDDLLKLEEVATNPQGVHDMVKNILEDLASMYEGSWLVGGDLNELLKARDQFGRYSNKQDLILERLDRCFETDAWIEKFPESTVTHLPRTHSDHCLLLLSFSHQNHNRANNPFKFESMWCSHPNFFPLEEDSFDARTDILEATSVFTNRETGWNKHAFGNIFHRKRHILARLSGIQKSNAYPFRTFLQDLEAKLQHDFSAILKSKEYFWKLKSIISLLIEGDANTKFFYISTLNKRRRNMIMSLKDEVGNNIQNP; via the exons ATGGTAGACCATAAACACCTAACTACTGAGCTCACGTTTGATGCCCAGTTCCAATCCCCTACTGTTGGGCAATCTGAGGGGATTTTTCTAATGTGGAAGGATGATCTGCTTAAGCTAGAGGAAGTAGCTACTAATCCACAGGGAGTGCATGACATGGTCAAG AATATATTAGAGGATCTGGCTTCTATGTATGAGGGTAGTTGGCTTGTTGGAGGAGATCTCAATGAACTCCTAAAAGCCAGGGATCAGTTTGGG AGATACTCCAATAAGCAAGACCTAATCCTAGAAAGACTCGATAGGTGCTTTGAAACTGATGCTTGGATTGAGAAATTCCCTGAATCTACTGTTACACACCTTCCTAGGACTCACTCAGATCACTGTCTTCTTCTTTTAAGCTTTTCCCACCAGAATCACAATAGGGCAAACAATCCCTTCAAGTTTGAATCTATGTGGTGTAGTCACCCTAACTTCTTCCCTCTTGAGGAGGACAGTTTTGATGCTAGGACTGATATTCTGGAAGCTACTTCTGTCTTTACCAACAGAGAAACTGGCTGGAATAAACATGCCTTTGGCAACATCTTCCATAGGAAAAGGCATATCCTTGCTAGACTTTCTGGTATTCAGAAGTCCAATGCCTACCCTTTTAGAACCTTCCTTCAGGATCTGGAAGCCAAGCTCCAACATGATTTCTCTGCCATTCTAAAGAGTAAGGAATACTTCTGGAAGCTTAAATCCATAATTAGTTTGTTGATTGAGGGTGATGCTAATACCAAATTCTTCTATATATCCACTCttaacaaaagaaggagaaacaTGATAATGTCCCTCAAGGATGAGGTGGGGAACAACATTCAGAATCCTTAG